Below is a window of Caballeronia insecticola DNA.
TTCCCAGGCCCCCTTGCTGCCGCTATGCACGTAGCGGACACAGTGCTGAATAGCAGTAATCCAGACGCCGCTCGCTGAAACGCAAAAGCCGACTCTCGCAAGTCGGCTTTTTTGTGCCCGTCTTTCCGGACCGTACGTTTGTTCTGTAGCGGTGCGCCGATACTCCCGGCCTCGGCGCGAGGGCTAATTATTAACGGCCGTCTGTCGGAGCGTCGCAGCGCGATGATATCGCCTGCGTAGGCAAGCGGCTGTGCGTCGTGTTAGCGGCCCGGCGCGGGCGTCACCGGCCAGGCTGATACGAACGATGCCGCTTCGCCACCGACAGATTCAGCCGTTACTGATCACGATGATCATGGCGGCGATCATCCTCGCTGCGATCGCCGCTGCGACGGGCCTCCCGCTCGGCATCACCGCTACGATGGGGCGTGCCATATCCATCGCGGCTGGCGTGGTCGTCGTGTTGACCGTGCCAGCTTTGGTCGTTGGGATGCCGGCGCATCCATTCGTCGCGCGAGTAATAGCGATGACCGTCGTAGTAGCGGTCGCCATACCAGCCAACCGAAATTCCGACTGGCGCAACGGCTACCGGCGCTGGTTCAGCCACCATCGGGGCTGGGACAACGCATGCGGTGAGGCTGACGGCGGAGGCCATCAGCAATACCGCAGTGGTAAGAGCTTTCATGCAAATCCTTAGGCAAATGGTGACAGACAAAGCCTGTCGCCCCGTAAACGCGCCGAGGTCGCAAACGTTGACGTGCCAGAAGCGATCGTTGATGCATGTCAAGAACGCCTAGGCCGTTCTCGCGGGTCGTTTCTTGATCGGGCGGGCTGTGGTTTGCCCGGCGTAGCGTCGGGCGCCTTCTCGGCGCCGCACAGTTGCCGTCAGGGTGCGGTTACGCCGCCTGTTAAAGCCTTACTCAAGCAACTGTTAAAGCGCACAGGGCGGCGGAATTCAAAGAGGAACTCAACGCGGCCTGCAAAGCCTGATGGACGGGCTTTCAGCGTTTAATTGGTTGATTGCGGGCGCGTTGATCAATCGGATTCAACAACGGCCCGAAACCCTCGTCCGGCGGGGCTTCTAGCCGCATTGATTTTTTGATTATCACGAATTCAAAACGGGGATTTTGTCTTTGCGTGGAGCACGCGCTCGCGAAGCGCGCCTCCTAAGGCATGAGGGTGGCCACCCTCACATCAACACAATGTCATACTGCTCCTGACTCAGATTACTCTCCACCTGCAACGAAACCGGCTTGCCGATAAAGTCCATCAGCATTGCCAGATGCTGCGACTCTTCCTCGAGAAACAGATCGATGACCTGCTGCGAAGCCACCACGCGAAACTCGCGCGGATTGAACTGCCGCGACTCGCGCATGATCTCGCGCAGCACGTCGTAGCACACGGTTCTCGGCGTCTTAACCTGCCCCTTGCCCTCGCACGTGGGGCACGCTTCGCATAACACGTGCGCGAGCGATTCCCGCGTGCGCTTGCGCGTCATTTCGACGAGCCCGAGCTGCGAGAAGCCGTTCACCGTCACGCGCGTCCGGTCCCGCGACAAAGCCTTCTTCAATTCCCCCAGCACCTGGTCCCGATGCTCGACATTCTCCATGTCGATGAAATCGATGATGATGATCCCGCCCAGATTGCGCAGCCGCAGTTGCCGCGCGATCGTATGCGCGGCTTCGAGATTGGTCTTGAAGATCGTGTCGTCGAAATTGCGCGCGCCGACATAGCCGCCCGTGTTGACGTCGATGGTGGTCATGGCCTCGGTCTGATCGATCATCAGATAGCCGCCCGACTTCAGATCGACGCGCCGCGACAGCGCCCGCTGAATCTCCGCCTCGATGTTGTACAGATCGAATAGCGGCCGCTCGCCGGTGTAGTGATGCACGCGTGACGCCACCGCCGGCGTGAACTCCGCCGCGAAATCCGCGAGCATCTGATACGTCTCGCGCGAATCGACCTGAATGCGCGTGGTCTCGTCGTTGACGAAGTCGCGCAGCACGCGTTGCGCGAGATTCAGATCCTGATAGAGCAATGTGGTGGGCGGCACGCGCTGCGCCTGCGCCACGATCGTCGCCCAGGT
It encodes the following:
- a CDS encoding PXPV repeat protein codes for the protein MKALTTAVLLMASAVSLTACVVPAPMVAEPAPVAVAPVGISVGWYGDRYYDGHRYYSRDEWMRRHPNDQSWHGQHDDHASRDGYGTPHRSGDAEREARRSGDRSEDDRRHDHRDQ
- the rng gene encoding ribonuclease G; the encoded protein is MNEEILINVTPQESRVALVQQGAVQELHVERTLSRGRVGNVYLGRVVRVLPGMQSAFIDIGLERAAFLHVADIWHPRIAGEPHSSAPHVPIEKIVFEGQSLMVQVVKDPIGTKGARLSTQVSIAGRTLVYLPQEPHIGISQKIESEAEREAVRARLTAVLPVDEKGGYIVRTIAEDSSSEELAADVAYLRKTWATIVAQAQRVPPTTLLYQDLNLAQRVLRDFVNDETTRIQVDSRETYQMLADFAAEFTPAVASRVHHYTGERPLFDLYNIEAEIQRALSRRVDLKSGGYLMIDQTEAMTTIDVNTGGYVGARNFDDTIFKTNLEAAHTIARQLRLRNLGGIIIIDFIDMENVEHRDQVLGELKKALSRDRTRVTVNGFSQLGLVEMTRKRTRESLAHVLCEACPTCEGKGQVKTPRTVCYDVLREIMRESRQFNPREFRVVASQQVIDLFLEEESQHLAMLMDFIGKPVSLQVESNLSQEQYDIVLM